The Candidatus Margulisiibacteriota bacterium genome includes a window with the following:
- a CDS encoding helix-turn-helix domain-containing protein, producing the protein MTRGRKGEISGKVFYAKNALLQKIGRNVQRYREKKKETRDQFATNAGLGKYFLYRIEFGNANPSVMTLKKIADYFGIRIERLLK; encoded by the coding sequence ATGACACGGGGCAGAAAAGGTGAGATCAGCGGCAAAGTTTTTTACGCCAAAAATGCTTTATTGCAAAAAATCGGGCGCAACGTTCAGCGTTATCGGGAAAAGAAAAAAGAAACCCGCGACCAATTCGCTACCAACGCGGGGCTGGGCAAATATTTTTTGTACCGCATCGAATTTGGCAATGCCAATCCGTCCGTCATGACGCTCAAAAAAATCGCCGATTATTTCGGCATACGCATTGAAAGATTGTTGAAGTAA